The stretch of DNA CGTTCCGCGGCCTCGAGCCGGCCCCGGATCACCGCGGCGTCCGCTGCGAGTTCCCTTGCCGCGGCGCCCGCGGGAAGGTCGGCGCCCGGGTCGCCCCGCCACAGTGCGAGTGCATCGCGGATCTCGTCCGGCCCGGCGCCGCCGTCACCCCGGCCCGGCAGCCGGCGCGTCACGTCCTCCGCGCGGGTCAGGTCGACGGCGTCCCGGGACACCGCCAGCCGGTATCCGGCCGGGCCGATCTCCAGCATTCCGTCCGGCAACGCCGCCCGCAGCCGGGAGACCTGCGTGTGCAGCGCGTTCATCGGCGACCGCGGCGGATCCTCACCCCACACCTCGTCGATGAGTGCCTGGGCGGACCGGCTCCGGCCGGGATCGCGGGCGAGGGCAACGAGCAGGCTGCGCGCGCGGGTGCCGGGCAGCGGGGCGAGCGCACCCGATCGCCACGTCGATACCTCACCCAACAAGGCGACCTGGATCGGTGCGCTTGCCGGTGCCACCGTCTCGTCCACGCTCATCTGCTGGTCCACCGCGTTCGATGGTATTGCACCGGGCGGACACGAACTTCTCGAAGTTCGGTGTGGGTGCGGGCGCCTTCTCGCTCGGTGCAAAGATCGGTGCATGGCAACGGCTGCTCAATGGATCGAAGGCGCTCGTCCGCGCACCCTCCCGAACGCGATCGCCCCTGTGCTCGTGGGCACCGGCGCCGCGGCATCGCTCGGCGGCGCGGTGTGGTGGAAGGCGGTGCTGGCACTGGTGGTCTCTCTCGCGTTGATCGTGGGAGTCAATTTCGCCAACGACTACTCGGACGGGATTCGCGGCACCGACGACGAGCGGGTCGGACCGCTGCGGCTCGTCGGCTCCAAGCTGGTGAAACCGGCGGCGGTGAAGGCGGCGGCCATCGCCTGCTTCGCGGTCGCCGCGGTGGCCGGCCTGGTCCTCGCCGTCACCACCGCGTGGTGGCTCGTGCTGGTCGGCGCCCTGTGCATCGTGGGCGCCTGGTTCTACACGGGCGGCAAGAAGCCCTACGGGTACAGCGGCTTCGGCGAGGTCGCCGTCTTCGTGTTCTTCGGTCTCGTCGCCGTCCTGGGCACCCAGTACGTGCAGGCCGAGACGGTGGACTGGGCCGGACTCGTGTCCGCGGTCGCCGTCGGGTCGTTCTCGAGCGCCGTTCTCGTCGCCAACAATCTGCGGGACATTCCCACCGACACCGCATCCGGCAAGCGCACGCTCGCGGTCCGGCTCGGCGACTCGCGTACCCGCATCCTGCATCTGGTCACGCTGACGGTGCCGTTCGTCGTGACCCTGGTCCTGGTGCTGCGCACCCCGTGGGCGCTCGTCGGGCTGCTCGCGCTGCCCCTTGCGGTCCGGGCGAACGCTCCCGTCCGCTCGGGCGGCCTGGGGCTCGCACTGATTCCCGCGCTTCGGGATTCGGGGCTGGCGATGCTGGTCTGGGGCGCCGCGACCGCCGTGGCGCTGTCGGCCGCCTGAGCGTCCCGGTCAGTCGCCGTCCGGCAGCAGAATGCCGAGAACGAAGTTGACGATCGAGATGATCAGGCCGCCCCACACGGCCGTCCAGAAGCCGTCCACGGTCAGGCCGTAGTCGGTCAGCGAACTGAGCCAGGCGGTGAGCATCAGCATCAGGGCGTTGATCACCAGGGTGAACAGCCCCAGCGTCAGGATCAGCAGCGGCAGCGACAGCAACTTCACCAACGGCTTGACGAAGATGTTGACGACGGTGAACACCAGCGCGATGCCGAGCAGCACCACGATGTCCCAGCCGGTTCCGTTGCCCGAACTGGAGATGTCGATACCCGACACCCAGGCTGCCGCCAGCCAGATCGCGAACGCGTTGATGACGAGGCGTACCAAGAAGGTCATGCGTGCATGCTGGCACACCGATCGGACAAACGGGAACCGGGCGACGCCGGAGCGGGACGGTCAGGCCGCGCGGTCGTCGAGGGCCGCGTGCACTCGGTGGCGGAGTTCGTCCACCCCGACCCGGACCTCGAGGATCTGTCTCGTGGTGCCCTCGGCGACGCGCAGTATCCCGAGGAAGATGTGCTCGGCGCCGATGTGATCGTCCTTGCGCGCCAGCGCCTCCCGCAGTGACAGTTCGATCGCCTTCTTCGCGTCGCGGGTGAACCCGATGTGCCCCGACTTCCGGCCGAACCAGCCGCGCTTCTCCGACGGTTGCTCCGGATCGAGCACGCCCTTGCCGAAGTTCTGCTCGAGACTCTGCCGCACGGCGTCGAGGTCGATCCCGATCGATTCGAGCGCTTCCGCGTCGGCGTCGCTCAGGGCGGTGCCGTGCGTCGCGACGGTCGCTCGCGCCGTGTCCTCCTCGATGCCGGCGTCGGTGAGGATGCCGTGGACGGGTTCGGTTTTCACGGACAGCAGCGCGAGTAGGAGGTGCTGCGGCCCGATCTGCGGCGACTTCAGGTCGCGCGCTTCCTGCTGCGCGCCGATCACCACGGCCCGGGCGTCCTTCGAGAATCGTTCGAACATGCGCCGTTACCTCCCTCTCCGGTTGTGTTTCTGGTGGACGGCCTGCCTGCTCACCTCGAGGGAGTCGGCGATCGCCTGCCAGGACCAGCCCTGGGCGCGGGCGTTGGCGACCTGGATGGCCTCGAGCCGTTCGAGAAGTCGCCGCAGCGCACGCACGGCCCGCAACCCCTCGGCGGGGTCTGGGCTGCCCGCCGCTGCGGCGAGCGTGGTTGCTTCGGTCATGCATGTCAATTTAGGTTGACACCAACCGGGCGTCAACCCTGCTTGACAGATTCGAGGCGGGCCGTCAGTACGCCGCGACCGCCCCGTCGACGGCGATCTGCAGGTCCTTCTGCACGACGTGCGCGATGTCCATCGGTTTCGCCGGGAGGTCGAACAGCGGCTCCCCGACGAAGACGCTGGCAGACTTCACGTTCTCGGTGTCGGGCCCGTGAGCGTCCGGCCCGTAACTGATGCCGATGGACAGCAGCACGGGCGAGACTCCGCGATCTGCCGCACGTTTCGCGATGTGACCGATACCGCTGTTGATGTGCTGCAGCCGGGTCGGGTCGTCCTCGTTGCACGTGCCCTCGGGAAAGATCGCCAGGTTGTCACCGCGACAGAGCCGTTCGGCGGAGATGTCCATCATGAGCCTGCCCGCGTCGGCGACCGCCCGCAGCCCGTAGTTTTTACTGCGGAACACCGGGATACCGCCCATCATGTCGACCTTCTTGTGAAGGTCGGGGTCGACGAACAATTCGTCTTTCGCGAGCACCCGGGTGCGCCCGATCGCGCGGCGCAACGGCGTGTTCCAGGCCGTCGCCGCCAGCGTGTACTGATCGCTGTGGGTCACGTGATTGGCGGCGACGATAAGCACCCTTCCCGACTTCACCAACCCGGCCAGCTGCGCCTTCGCGTCGTCCGCGTACACGATCCGCGGCCGGTACTTCGCATACAGCGACGCGTACGCCAGCTTGGCGAGCACCCGATTCTGCCGGTGGTCGCGGTAGTACGCGTACACCGCTTCGTAGTTCTCGAGAGTCACCTCGGGCTTGTCCATGCGAGTCCCCGCTCCGTCGTCCTAACGTCAGGCTACCAACCTACGGTCCCGTAGCCTACGGAGGAGTAGGTATCGGGAAAGTGCAGGGAAACTGTGCGAACAGCACGATTTCAGGTACAAAAGACCTGTGATCCGCCCGGCCACTTCCACCGACCTGCCCGCTCTGCAAGACATCGAAATCGAGGCGGGTGCGCCGTTTCGCGACATCGGAATGGACGCCGTTGCCGACGATCCCCCGTTCTCACTCGACGAGCTGACCGAATACCTCCAGCTGGAATGCATTTGGGTCGCGGTCGACGCGGACGACGCCCCGGTCGCCTACGCACTCGTCGCCGTCGTCGACGGCTGCGCACACATCGAACAGGTGTCGGTTCATCCGGGGCACGCCCGCCAGGGTCTCGGCGCACAGCTCATCGACGAGATCTCGTCGTGGGCGGCCGTGCGCGGACTGCCCGCTCTCACGCTCACCACGTTCGTCGACGTCCCGTGGAACGCCCCCTACTACGAGCGGCTGGGTTTCCGCCCCCTGCCGGAGACCGACCTCACCCCGGGCCTGTCGCGCATCCGCGACGACGAGGCCCGGCACGGCCTCGCCGCGTGGCCGCGGGTCACGATGTCGCGCGCGGTGACCGCGCCGGTGCGTGCCGCGGCGCCTCAGCCGGGCTGACCGGGCCACTGCCCGGTCGCCGCGAACCGGTCGAGCACCGCGGTCGGGCCCGAGAGGTCGATGCCCTCCCCTGCCACCCAGTCGTCGTCGAAGTAGGTGTCGGCGTACCGCTCGCCGCCGTCGCACAGGACGGTGACGACGCTGCCGGACCGTCCGGCCGCGAGCATCTCCGCGACGACGGTGAACGCGCCCCACAGGTTCGTGCCCGTGGATCCGCCGACCCGGCGGCCGAGCACCGAACTGGCGTGCCGGGCCGTTGCGATGGACGCGGCGTCGGGCACCCGCATCATGCGGTCGATGACCTGCCCGACGAAGGACGGCTCCACCCGCGGCCTGCCGATGCCCTCGATCCGCGAGGGCATTCCGGTCGCGTATTCACAGGAGTTGATCTCGTAGCCGCCGAAGAACGCGGAGTTCTCGGGGTCCACGACGAGTAGCCGGGTCGCGTGCCTGCGGTACCGGATGTACCTGCCCAGCGTCGCGCTGGTGCCCCCGGTCCCGGCGCTCATGACGAGCCACTCCGGCACCGGATGCTCTTCCCGGGTCATCTGCTGGTAGATCGACTCGGCGATGTTGTTGTTGCCCCGCCAGTCGGTGGCCCGCTCCGCGTGCGTGAACTGGTCCATGAAGTGACCGTTCGTCTCCGCGGCGAGCCGCCGGGCCTCGCTGTAGATCTCCGGCGGCCGGTCGATGAAATGGCAGCGACCGCCCTGCGCCTCGATGAGGGCGATCTTCGCGCCGCTCGTACTGCGCGGCATGACGGCCACGAAGTCGAGGCCGAGCATCTTCGCGAAATACGCCTCACTGACGGCCGTCGATCCCGAAGACGCCTCGATGACCGTGGTGCCCTCGGTGATCCATCCGTTGCAGATCGCGTACAGGAACAGCGACCGGGCCAGCCGGTGCTTGAGACTGCCCGTGATGTGGGTCGACTCGTCCTTGAGGTAGAGCTGCACGTCCCACTCGGCGGGCAGCGGGTACCGCAGCAGGTGCGTGTCGGCGCTGCGCTGCGCGTCGGCGTCGATGAGACGGACGGCGTTGTCCACCCAATCCCGCGGCAGGCTCCGGTCGATGACGACGCAGTCGTCGACCGTCACCGGGACGTGCCCTCACCGCGGAGCCGGGCACGCAGGTCGGCCTGGTCCGCGCGGCGCTGCGCGTCGAAGGTGGCGATCCCCTCGTTGACCCGCTTGCGGAGTTTCGCGAACAGCAGCAGCGACAGCGGGAGCGCGATGAGGACCGCGAAGATCGCGGCGACGAGCAGCGGCACGGCGACTCCGACTAGTGCGGCCACTCCGAGGATGATGGCACCGATGACGACGACCAGCAGCAGCCGGGCGATCGAATAAATCGCCACGTCACGTGCAAGCCGGCCCTTGGTCACCCGCCCGTCGCGCTTCGCTTTCGCGCTCGAATTTTCGGGTTCGACCTGGTCTTCTGGCTTCTCGGATGACTCGCTCACGCTCCCAGGTTACCCATCGCCGAGGGGGCACCCCACACGTCCGACTTATCCGATTTGTCTATTACCTCCCCTTTACCAACATTAGATCGTTCGAGTACCCGGGGTCTCGGATGTCACGATGACCGAGATCAGTCGCAACAGCGGCCGGCTTCAGCACCAACCAGTCGAAAGCAGTGGAGGATCGTCGATGAGCGCACCCACCTACAACGGACCCGGATTCAGCGGATCCCACGAAGCCCTCATGACCCCGGGCCAGGTGGCTGCCCTGTTCCATGTCGACCCGAAGACCGTGACGCGATGGGCGCACGCGGGCCGGCTCGGATCGCTGCGCACCCCCGGCGGGCACCGCCGCTTCCGCGAGGCCGAAGTCATGCAGCTGCTCCGCTCCCTGACAACGGAGGCGGGCCGACCCTGACGCTGTAGGCGGGCCGACCCTGACGCTGCAGGCCGGCCGACCGTAAAGACCGCCTGCAATCGCACTACCCGGACGCTCCCCGCCCGGGTAGGTGCCCTCTGCCGCCGACGCGGCTACGCTCGAGGAATACCGGCTACCCTCGAGCGGTGTAAGGAGGTGCGCGGTGATCTATCTGTTGGCACTCATCGGGCTCGTGACAGTGGCGGTCCTGATGTGGAAGGCGTTCGGCCCGAACACGCGGCCCGTGCTGAGCACGCGGGTGCAGGGACCCGACGACGATCCGGATTTCCTGTGGAAGGTGGATCGGGAGACGCGTCGGAAGAAGTCCGGCGAACCCGATGCCGGTCCGGCGGATCCGGCCGGGTGAACATCAGCCGTGGTGCCGGTCCGGCCGGCACCGTCGGCATCACTGCCTCAGCGACGGTCCTGTAGCGCGAAACTCGACGCCGGGAAGTCGGAGGCCACCGCGGCGGCCAGTTCGAGGAGTGCGTTGCGCGTCTTCGGGCGCAGCCGCTCCAGTTCGATCTCGGCGCCCTCTTCGAGGTGCGGATCGAACGGAATCAGCCGCACCAGTCGGCATCGCTGCTCGAAGTGCTCGACGACCTTCGGCAGATCCACCTTGCCCGACCTCGGGCGCACGGCATTGACGACGGCCACCGACCGGGCCACGAGTTCGCGGTACCCGTGGGCGTCGAGCCAGTCGAGCGTGGCGGAGGCGCTTCGGGCGCCGTCGACGGACCCCGAGCTGACCACCACGAGCGCGTCGGCCTCCTCGAGGATGGTCTGCATCGCGGAGTGCATCAGGCCGGTGCCGCAGTCGGTGAGGACGATGCTGTAGAACTTCTCGAGCATCGTGACGGTCCGGGCGTAGTCGT from Rhodococcus opacus B4 encodes:
- a CDS encoding BldC family transcriptional regulator, yielding MSAPTYNGPGFSGSHEALMTPGQVAALFHVDPKTVTRWAHAGRLGSLRTPGGHRRFREAEVMQLLRSLTTEAGRP
- a CDS encoding lysophospholipid acyltransferase family protein, whose amino-acid sequence is MDKPEVTLENYEAVYAYYRDHRQNRVLAKLAYASLYAKYRPRIVYADDAKAQLAGLVKSGRVLIVAANHVTHSDQYTLAATAWNTPLRRAIGRTRVLAKDELFVDPDLHKKVDMMGGIPVFRSKNYGLRAVADAGRLMMDISAERLCRGDNLAIFPEGTCNEDDPTRLQHINSGIGHIAKRAADRGVSPVLLSIGISYGPDAHGPDTENVKSASVFVGEPLFDLPAKPMDIAHVVQKDLQIAVDGAVAAY
- a CDS encoding 1,4-dihydroxy-2-naphthoate polyprenyltransferase, whose protein sequence is MATAAQWIEGARPRTLPNAIAPVLVGTGAAASLGGAVWWKAVLALVVSLALIVGVNFANDYSDGIRGTDDERVGPLRLVGSKLVKPAAVKAAAIACFAVAAVAGLVLAVTTAWWLVLVGALCIVGAWFYTGGKKPYGYSGFGEVAVFVFFGLVAVLGTQYVQAETVDWAGLVSAVAVGSFSSAVLVANNLRDIPTDTASGKRTLAVRLGDSRTRILHLVTLTVPFVVTLVLVLRTPWALVGLLALPLAVRANAPVRSGGLGLALIPALRDSGLAMLVWGAATAVALSAA
- a CDS encoding GNAT family N-acetyltransferase; translated protein: MIRPATSTDLPALQDIEIEAGAPFRDIGMDAVADDPPFSLDELTEYLQLECIWVAVDADDAPVAYALVAVVDGCAHIEQVSVHPGHARQGLGAQLIDEISSWAAVRGLPALTLTTFVDVPWNAPYYERLGFRPLPETDLTPGLSRIRDDEARHGLAAWPRVTMSRAVTAPVRAAAPQPG
- a CDS encoding Clp protease N-terminal domain-containing protein, giving the protein MFERFSKDARAVVIGAQQEARDLKSPQIGPQHLLLALLSVKTEPVHGILTDAGIEEDTARATVATHGTALSDADAEALESIGIDLDAVRQSLEQNFGKGVLDPEQPSEKRGWFGRKSGHIGFTRDAKKAIELSLREALARKDDHIGAEHIFLGILRVAEGTTRQILEVRVGVDELRHRVHAALDDRAA
- a CDS encoding PLP-dependent cysteine synthase family protein, whose product is MTVDDCVVIDRSLPRDWVDNAVRLIDADAQRSADTHLLRYPLPAEWDVQLYLKDESTHITGSLKHRLARSLFLYAICNGWITEGTTVIEASSGSTAVSEAYFAKMLGLDFVAVMPRSTSGAKIALIEAQGGRCHFIDRPPEIYSEARRLAAETNGHFMDQFTHAERATDWRGNNNIAESIYQQMTREEHPVPEWLVMSAGTGGTSATLGRYIRYRRHATRLLVVDPENSAFFGGYEINSCEYATGMPSRIEGIGRPRVEPSFVGQVIDRMMRVPDAASIATARHASSVLGRRVGGSTGTNLWGAFTVVAEMLAAGRSGSVVTVLCDGGERYADTYFDDDWVAGEGIDLSGPTAVLDRFAATGQWPGQPG
- a CDS encoding DUF4229 domain-containing protein; its protein translation is MSESSEKPEDQVEPENSSAKAKRDGRVTKGRLARDVAIYSIARLLLVVVIGAIILGVAALVGVAVPLLVAAIFAVLIALPLSLLLFAKLRKRVNEGIATFDAQRRADQADLRARLRGEGTSR
- a CDS encoding phage holin family protein; its protein translation is MTFLVRLVINAFAIWLAAAWVSGIDISSSGNGTGWDIVVLLGIALVFTVVNIFVKPLVKLLSLPLLILTLGLFTLVINALMLMLTAWLSSLTDYGLTVDGFWTAVWGGLIISIVNFVLGILLPDGD